From the Anaeromyxobacter dehalogenans 2CP-1 genome, the window GAGCCCGGGGTGCCGTGCCCGGCGCTGCCCGCCGGGGTCGCCGCCCCGTCGTTCCGCGCAGCGCCCGGTCCCTGGCGCGTTCGGGGCGCGCGCGCCTCAGAGCGCGTGAATCCATCCCCGGACCGAGCCAGGCGGTCGAGACGCGAGCAGCGCGAGGCGCGACGACCGAGCATGCCCGTCGGCATGTGAGGGAGGAGCAACGACGCGATGCGACGCGGATCGGCCGCCGCGGCGACGGGAGGGGATGGGTTCACGTGCTCTCAGGGACCGTGAAGTAATCCGTCCGCGCTGCGGGTGCGGCGCGGGCAGGCGCCCGGGGTCGAGCGCGCCCACCTTCGGGGACGCGGGGGCGTCGGAGGGCTCGTTCAGCCGGCGGAGCTCGGTCCGGCGCCGGGAGTCCCGTCCGGAGGCGATTAGGCCGAGAGTCTGCTCGCGATGAGACGCATGATGTTGAAGCTGATCGCGGCGAGCAGCACGATCGTCTTCACCTTTACCAGCCCTCGGACGTTCAGCCGGTCGAGTCGCCGGTGCACACGGAGATCTGCGTTCGTCCTCTCGGCGAGGACGCCGCGCTGCACGTAGACGCGCTTGGCGTCCTCTGTCCCCATCCGCACGCGCCAGGCCCCGATCGCAGGTGTGTCGTTGCGCTTCGGAGCGTGCGGATCGACGGCTTTGCTCTTCGGCTTCGGCAGCGGCGCATACGGAGTCGCGCCCCGCTCTGCGATGGCCTCGATGTTGTCGAGCGTCACGAAGCCACCGTCGACCAGGTACTCGCGTGGCGTCTCGCCCGTTCGGCGCCGGATCTCGTCGAGCATCGGCACGACGTGCGGCTGGTCGGTACCGTTGTTCGTGACGTCGGTGCCCACGATGACACCGCTCTCGTCCGTCGCGAACTGCACGTTGTAGGCGGGCCGGAACCCACCGTCCGCCATCTTCATCACGCGGCTCTCCGCGTCCGTGGTGCTGACGCGGATCTCGCCGCGACGCCTCGCGTCCGAGGGCTTCTTCTCGTCTCGCTCGACGCGCTGCTTCTCGACGACTTCGACCTCCGCAAGTGCGGCCTCGACGGCATCGAGCCGAGCTTGCGCGGCCCGCTCCTTCGCAGCCTGCACACGCTTCGTCGAAGCTGACGGATCGCTCTCGATCTCGCGCCTGAGCTTTCGGACCTGTTCCTCGGCTTCTTTGCGGCAGCGCTCCAGTGACTGACGACGCCGGAAGCTCGCCGCGCCGGCGCTCGCCCGGACCTTCATCCCGTCCTGCGCCACGCGCCGGAGCTGCACCACGCCTTCCTTCATGAGCGCGGCCAGCACCTGCGTCATGAGCCGGTCGAGCTTCTTCCCGTGCTCCACGCGAAAGTCGGCGAGCGTATGGTGGTTCACCGGCACCCCGCCGCAGATCCAGCGGTAGGGCGCGTCCCGCTCGCACAGCCGCTCGAGCAACCGCGCGCTCCCCACGCCCTCCGAGTTGGCGAACAGCCACAGCGCGAGCAGCACCGCCGGGTCCGTCGCTGGCCGCCCAGCATTGCTGCCGCGCGACGCGATCTCGTCGTAGAACGCCGACAGGTCCAGCCGCTCGACCAACGTCCAGATGGCGCGAACCGGGTGCTCGTCCGGGACCAGCGCTTCGAGGTCCGTCGGCTGCAGCGAGAGTTGATTTCGGACCGGCCTCACCACCCGCGGCGCGTCGTGTTCGCTCACGCCCCGAGAAGATCACGGCCGGCGGCCACAGTCCATGGGGCACCGGCCGATTCCTTCACGCTCTCTCAGCGCCCCGGCGACGCGCACATCGCGGCGCGGGCGTCGCCGATCCACACGTCGGGCTGCCCGCCCGCGCGTCAGCGCACGCCGTGCCACCACGCGTCGGTCGCGTCCCACGCGGCCTGGTGGTCAAGCCCCTTCATCATCTCCTCGGTGTGCTTCCAGCCGCGCGCGGCCATCGCCTCCCCGTCGTCGGTCCGGACGGCGGCGTCCCACGCGGCCTGGTGATCCTTTCCCTTCATCATCTCGGCCGCATGCCCGTGCATCCGGGCGGTGAGATCGGTGCGCGACGCCGACGCGCGCACGGCCTCGCGCGCCTCGTCGGTGCCGGTGGGGACCTGCGCGGCGCGGGCTGCGCCGGCGCCGAGCGCGAGCGCGGCGGCGAGCGGGATCGAGTGGCGGAGCTTCATGGTCGTCTCCTCCCGGGCGGTTCAGCGCGTGCAGGCGCAGGCCATCCGCGCAGCCTCGGGCCGGGCCGGCCGCTCGCGTGCCGGCGCCTGGGCCGGGTAGCGGGTGTCGTCGTAGCTCGGGCCCGCGGCGACCGCGCCGGTGCCGGCGGTGCCGCTGGTGGCGAGGGTGGCGTGCGTCGCCTCCCCGTAGTTGACGTCGTCGTGCGAGCCCGCGTTCGGCGGCAGGTCGGCGGCGAGGGCGGAGCCACCGAGCAGGGTGGCGGCGGCGAGGGCGAGGAAGGTCGGGGTGCGCATGTTGTCTCCTGGTGCGGGCGTCCCGCCCGCGTCTTCGTCGTGGATTCGACGTGATCCAGGGACTGCAGCGCTCGTGCCGGGCGGCGCGAGCGGAGCGGGCCGCGAAACGCGCGAGATCCGGGGCGGTCGCGGTCGCCGGAGCGGCGCGCGGCGTGACCGCTGCCGTCACATCGTGATCGCGCGCGATCCGCTCCTGCGCGAGCTGCCGCAGCCCGGCCGTTGTCCCCGGCCGCGAGCGCGCCAGCGTCGCGGCGTGACGCTCGCCGCCGCCCTGTGCGCGATCCCGCCGTTCGACCGGCTGCCCGACGAGAGGCGGTGGGCGCGCCCGGCGACGAGGTCGCGCTGGCCCCGGCGTCACATCGCGCTGCGCGAGCGCGGCGCGCCGCCGGTGCCGGCGAGCTCCTGCAGCGCCTCGCGCGCCGCCGGATCCGCCTCGAGCACCTGCCGCGGGAGCCGGCGCAGCGCGAGGGCCGCGAACTCCGGCATGCCCGCGACCTCGAGCGGGAGCCACAGGTGCGCACCCTGGTCGGTGGTCACGTGGAACCAGCGCTGCGCGCCGTTGAAGGACAGCTTCGCGACGCTCCCCCACCCGACCAGCAGGCGGCCGAACACCCCGACGCGCTCGAGGCCGGTGTCGTGGACCATCACGTGCGCGCGCGCGGCGGAGGCGAGCTGGAACACCGCGACCGAGAGGAGCAGGAGGACCACCGCCGCCCCGCCGGCCATCCCCACCGGCCCGACCCGGCGCGGCTGCGCGCCCCACGACCGGATCATCAGCGCAGCCACCAGCACGGCGGGGACGAGCGCGGTGACGCAGGACAGCAGCGCGTTCCGCGGCGGCGTCCGGAGCACCAGCGGCTGGCCCGGCTTCCAGGGCACGTGGGATGGCGCGGCCCGGCGCCGGCGGCCCCGGAGCCGCGCGGCCTGCGCAGCGAACATGAACACCGCGAGCACCGCGAACGCGATCAGGCTCTCGCGCATGCGGCCAGTTTGCACCACGGGCCGCCGTCCGGTGAAGGCCGCCCCTGGGGGCGTTCACCGCTTCGAGGTGGGTCGCGGGATGACGACCGCCCCGGTCGGCCCGTGCGCGCGGCGGGAGGGGGGGCGCTCCGGCGCCGGCGTGCTCGGGCGTCCCCCGACACGCCCGCGACACCGCCGCGGACGACGCCTAACGTCGGATCGGCCCATGGCCCGCGCCACGTTCCGCTTCTACGCCGAGCTGAACGACTTCCTGCCGCCGCGCCGGCGCGGCGTTCCGTTCGAGCACGCCTTTCACGGCCGCCCTGCCGTCAAGGACGTGATCGAGTCGCTGGGCGTGCCGCACACGGAGGTGGACCTCGTCCTCGCGGACGGGGAGTCGGTGGGCTTCTCCTGGCCGCTCCGGGACGGGGCGCGCGTGAGCGTCTACCCGGTGTTCGAGGCGCTCGACATCGGACCGCTCGCGCGCGTCCGCCCGGCCCCGCTGCGCGAGGTGCGCTTCGTGCTCGACGGCCACCTGGGCCGGCTCGCGCGGCACCTGCGGATGCTCGGGTTCGACGCGCGCTGGTGGCCGGACGCGGGTGACGAGGAGCTCGCGGCCGTCTCCGCCGGCGAGGGCCGCGTCCTGCTCACCCGGGACCAGGGCCTGCTGAAGCGCCGCGTGGTGACCCACGGCTACTGGGTCCGGGCCACCGACCCGCGGCGGCAGCTCACCGAGGTGGTCCGGCGGCTCGACCTGGCGCGCGCCGTCGCACCGTTCCGGCGGTGCCTGCGCTGCAACGCGCCGCTCGAGCCGGTCGCGCCGGAGGCCGTGGCGGATCGCGTGCCGCCGGCGGTGCGCGCGCGGCACCGC encodes:
- a CDS encoding PH domain-containing protein encodes the protein MRESLIAFAVLAVFMFAAQAARLRGRRRRAAPSHVPWKPGQPLVLRTPPRNALLSCVTALVPAVLVAALMIRSWGAQPRRVGPVGMAGGAAVVLLLLSVAVFQLASAARAHVMVHDTGLERVGVFGRLLVGWGSVAKLSFNGAQRWFHVTTDQGAHLWLPLEVAGMPEFAALALRRLPRQVLEADPAAREALQELAGTGGAPRSRSAM
- a CDS encoding Mut7-C RNAse domain-containing protein, whose protein sequence is MARATFRFYAELNDFLPPRRRGVPFEHAFHGRPAVKDVIESLGVPHTEVDLVLADGESVGFSWPLRDGARVSVYPVFEALDIGPLARVRPAPLREVRFVLDGHLGRLARHLRMLGFDARWWPDAGDEELAAVSAGEGRVLLTRDQGLLKRRVVTHGYWVRATDPRRQLTEVVRRLDLARAVAPFRRCLRCNAPLEPVAPEAVADRVPPAVRARHRAFRRCPPCGRVYWAGSHHRRMAQLVAELLAECAPGAR
- a CDS encoding IS1182-like element ISAde2 family transposase, with translation MSEHDAPRVVRPVRNQLSLQPTDLEALVPDEHPVRAIWTLVERLDLSAFYDEIASRGSNAGRPATDPAVLLALWLFANSEGVGSARLLERLCERDAPYRWICGGVPVNHHTLADFRVEHGKKLDRLMTQVLAALMKEGVVQLRRVAQDGMKVRASAGAASFRRRQSLERCRKEAEEQVRKLRREIESDPSASTKRVQAAKERAAQARLDAVEAALAEVEVVEKQRVERDEKKPSDARRRGEIRVSTTDAESRVMKMADGGFRPAYNVQFATDESGVIVGTDVTNNGTDQPHVVPMLDEIRRRTGETPREYLVDGGFVTLDNIEAIAERGATPYAPLPKPKSKAVDPHAPKRNDTPAIGAWRVRMGTEDAKRVYVQRGVLAERTNADLRVHRRLDRLNVRGLVKVKTIVLLAAISFNIMRLIASRLSA